A region of Prochlorococcus marinus subsp. pastoris str. CCMP1986 DNA encodes the following proteins:
- the ndhN gene encoding NAD(P)H-quinone oxidoreductase subunit N, with amino-acid sequence MPLLLTGKKFHNDLNKNKCLAMFAPLEGGYETRLLRRMRAKGFKTYITSARGLGDPEVFLLKLHGIRPPHLGHQSIGRNGALGEVQQVIPQASELFNENDKDKLLWLLEGQVLSQSELESLIKICTSDNKLKIVVEMGGSRKLEWKSLNDYILNEF; translated from the coding sequence ATGCCATTACTTCTGACAGGAAAAAAGTTTCATAATGATTTAAATAAAAATAAATGCTTAGCTATGTTTGCACCTTTAGAGGGAGGGTATGAAACTCGTCTTTTAAGAAGAATGCGAGCTAAAGGTTTTAAAACTTACATTACCTCTGCTAGAGGATTAGGAGATCCTGAAGTATTTTTACTAAAATTACACGGTATAAGGCCACCTCATCTCGGTCATCAAAGTATTGGCAGAAATGGTGCTCTTGGAGAAGTTCAGCAAGTAATTCCTCAAGCGTCTGAACTATTTAATGAGAATGATAAGGATAAATTATTATGGCTATTGGAAGGTCAAGTCTTATCTCAATCTGAGCTTGAAAGCTTAATTAAAATCTGCACTTCAGATAACAAACTAAAAATTGTTGTTGAAATGGGTGGTTCTAGAAAACTTGAATGGAAATCTTTAAATGATTACATATTGAATGAATTCTGA
- the rplD gene encoding 50S ribosomal protein L4, producing the protein MTTLETLKWDGKKAGKVSIDLKVAKETSSADLIHRAVLRQLANKRQGTASTLTRSEVRGGGRKPYKQKGTGRARQGSIRTPLRPGGGVIFGPKPRSYNLDMNRKERRLALRTALMSRISDFKTVEDFGSTLDQPKTSEIINGLSRLGIEKTEKVLVILDNPSDVIKKSINNLEKVKLIAADQLNVFDILNANKLVIGQSAINKIQEVYAS; encoded by the coding sequence ATGACAACCCTTGAAACTTTAAAATGGGATGGCAAAAAAGCTGGCAAAGTCTCAATTGATTTAAAAGTTGCCAAAGAGACTTCCTCTGCCGATTTAATCCATAGAGCTGTTCTTAGACAATTAGCTAACAAAAGACAGGGAACTGCATCTACTTTGACAAGGTCTGAAGTTCGTGGAGGAGGTAGGAAGCCATATAAGCAAAAGGGTACGGGTAGAGCTCGTCAAGGATCAATTAGAACCCCATTAAGACCAGGAGGAGGGGTAATTTTTGGCCCTAAACCACGTTCGTATAACTTAGATATGAACCGAAAAGAAAGAAGATTAGCACTTAGAACAGCCTTAATGTCTAGGATTTCTGATTTCAAAACTGTTGAAGACTTTGGTTCAACATTAGACCAACCAAAAACTAGTGAGATAATTAATGGTCTTTCTAGATTAGGAATAGAAAAGACAGAAAAGGTTTTAGTTATTCTTGATAATCCCTCGGATGTCATTAAAAAATCTATTAACAACCTTGAAAAGGTAAAATTAATTGCTGCCGATCAATTAAATGTTTTTGATATCCTCAATGCTAATAAGTTAGTTATTGGTCAATCAGCAATCAATAAAATTCAGGAGGTTTATGCATCATGA
- the rpsS gene encoding 30S ribosomal protein S19 — translation MGRSLKKGPFIADSLLKKVEKQNTDNDKSVIKTWSRSSTILPVMIGHTIAVHNGKAHIPVFITEQMIGHKLGEFAPTRTYRGHLRDKKGAR, via the coding sequence ATGGGACGTTCATTAAAAAAAGGGCCTTTTATTGCAGATAGTTTGCTTAAAAAGGTAGAAAAACAAAATACTGATAATGATAAATCAGTCATCAAAACATGGTCTAGATCTTCGACTATACTCCCTGTTATGATTGGTCATACGATTGCTGTTCACAATGGTAAGGCCCATATACCAGTATTTATAACTGAACAAATGATTGGCCATAAATTAGGTGAATTTGCTCCTACAAGAACCTATCGTGGCCACTTAAGAGATAAGAAGGGGGCTAGATAA
- the rplB gene encoding 50S ribosomal protein L2: MAIRKFKPYTPGTRQRVVTDFSEITGSKPERSLIVSKHRNKGRNNRGVITCRHRGGGHKRQYRLVDFRRDKKNINAKVAAIHYDPHRNARLALLFYEDGEKRYIIAPAGIKVGQNVISGEGVPIEEGNAMPLSSMPLGSNVHCVELYAGRGAQMVRSAGASAQLMAKEGEYVALKLPSTEVRLVRKECYATLGEVGNSEIRNTSLGKAGRRRWLGRRPQVRGSVMNPCDHPHGGGEGKAPIGRAGPVTPWGKAALGLKTRKKNKPSNKLVVRRRRRISKRSRGGRDS; the protein is encoded by the coding sequence ATGGCTATTCGTAAATTCAAACCCTATACACCTGGAACTAGACAAAGAGTTGTTACTGACTTTAGTGAGATTACGGGTTCTAAACCAGAAAGATCATTAATAGTTTCTAAGCATAGAAATAAAGGTAGAAATAATAGAGGAGTTATCACCTGTCGTCACAGAGGGGGCGGACACAAAAGACAATACAGATTAGTAGATTTCAGAAGAGACAAAAAAAATATTAATGCAAAGGTTGCAGCTATTCATTATGATCCCCATAGAAATGCGAGACTCGCACTTTTATTCTATGAAGACGGAGAGAAAAGATATATAATCGCTCCTGCGGGAATAAAAGTAGGTCAAAATGTAATTTCTGGTGAAGGTGTTCCAATTGAAGAAGGGAATGCAATGCCCCTATCTTCCATGCCATTAGGATCAAATGTTCATTGTGTAGAACTATATGCTGGTAGAGGTGCTCAAATGGTCAGATCTGCAGGAGCTAGTGCACAACTAATGGCGAAAGAAGGAGAGTATGTCGCTTTAAAACTCCCATCTACTGAAGTTAGACTTGTACGCAAGGAATGTTATGCAACTTTAGGTGAAGTAGGTAATTCTGAAATACGTAATACTAGCTTAGGAAAAGCAGGCAGAAGAAGATGGTTAGGTAGAAGACCTCAAGTAAGAGGTAGTGTTATGAACCCATGTGATCATCCACATGGTGGAGGAGAGGGGAAAGCCCCGATTGGTAGGGCAGGCCCTGTAACTCCTTGGGGTAAGGCAGCACTTGGATTAAAGACACGTAAGAAAAACAAGCCAAGTAACAAATTAGTTGTTCGAAGACGTCGTCGTATTTCTAAGAGAAGTAGAGGAGGAAGAGATTCTTGA
- the rplV gene encoding 50S ribosomal protein L22, translating into MTKTPEMTKTAIAHGKYIRGSASKVRRVLDQIRGKSYRDALIMLEFMPYRSTDPITKVLRSAVANAEHNLGMDPSSLVISSASADNGPVMKRFRPRAQGRAFSIKKQTCHISISVESAPNQTNTEAQN; encoded by the coding sequence ATGACAAAAACACCTGAAATGACAAAAACAGCTATTGCTCACGGTAAGTACATTCGTGGTTCTGCATCAAAAGTAAGAAGAGTTCTCGATCAAATTAGAGGTAAATCTTATAGAGATGCGCTTATTATGTTGGAATTTATGCCATATAGATCTACTGATCCTATTACTAAGGTTTTAAGATCTGCAGTAGCTAATGCAGAACATAACTTGGGTATGGATCCCTCATCCCTAGTAATATCTTCAGCTTCAGCTGATAACGGGCCGGTGATGAAAAGGTTCAGACCGAGAGCTCAAGGTAGAGCTTTCTCCATCAAAAAACAGACTTGCCATATAAGTATTTCTGTAGAATCTGCTCCTAATCAAACTAATACGGAGGCACAAAACTAA
- the rplC gene encoding 50S ribosomal protein L3 produces MSIGILGKKLGMSQLFDKDGNAVPVTLIEAGPCRVTQLKTQPLDGYTAIQIGYGVSKDKHLSKPEKGHLLKSGEILLKHLKEYRVEENSSYEIGKEITVTNFEVGQKVDISGKSMGRGFSGYQKRHGFSRGPMSHGSKNHRAPGSTGAGTTPGRIYPGKRMAGRYGGKKITTKGLLVVKIDDQKNLLVVKGSVPGKPGSIVNIKPNNVVGNKGGAKS; encoded by the coding sequence ATGTCTATAGGAATTTTAGGAAAAAAATTGGGCATGTCTCAATTATTCGATAAGGATGGTAATGCAGTACCGGTTACTCTTATAGAGGCTGGACCTTGTCGAGTCACGCAATTAAAAACTCAACCTTTGGATGGTTATACTGCTATTCAAATAGGTTATGGAGTATCAAAGGATAAGCATTTGAGTAAGCCTGAGAAAGGACATCTACTAAAATCAGGTGAAATACTTTTAAAACACCTAAAAGAATACAGAGTCGAAGAGAATTCCTCTTATGAAATTGGAAAGGAAATAACTGTTACAAATTTTGAGGTTGGTCAGAAAGTTGATATTAGTGGGAAATCAATGGGTAGAGGTTTCTCTGGATATCAAAAAAGACATGGTTTTAGTAGAGGACCTATGAGTCATGGTTCCAAAAATCATAGAGCTCCAGGATCAACAGGTGCTGGAACAACTCCAGGTAGAATTTATCCTGGTAAAAGGATGGCAGGAAGATATGGAGGTAAAAAAATCACGACAAAAGGTTTACTAGTGGTCAAAATTGATGATCAGAAAAATTTACTTGTTGTAAAAGGTTCTGTACCAGGCAAACCTGGCTCGATAGTAAATATAAAGCCTAATAATGTTGTAGGTAACAAAGGAGGAGCAAAATCATGA
- the rpsC gene encoding 30S ribosomal protein S3, with protein MGNKINPTGFRLGITQEHRSKWFATSKTYPTLLQEDDKIRTFIQKKYSSAGISDVLIARKADQLELELKTARPGVIVGRQGSGIEELRSGIQKTIGDRTRQVRINVVEVERVDADAYLLAEYIAQQLEKRVAFRRTIRMALQRAQRAGVLGLKVQVGGRLNGAEIARTEWTREGRVPLHTLRAEVDYALREANTTYGVLGIKVWVFKGEVLPKEEQTIPVGAIPRRKGSRKPQQFEDRSNENS; from the coding sequence ATGGGTAATAAAATCAACCCAACAGGGTTTAGGTTAGGCATCACACAAGAACATCGTTCAAAATGGTTCGCAACTTCTAAAACTTATCCAACTCTTCTTCAAGAAGATGATAAAATTCGTACTTTTATCCAAAAGAAATATAGTTCAGCTGGAATCAGCGATGTACTAATTGCTAGAAAAGCTGACCAGTTAGAACTTGAATTGAAAACAGCTAGACCTGGAGTGATTGTAGGCAGGCAAGGAAGCGGTATCGAAGAATTGCGGTCAGGTATACAAAAAACTATAGGAGATAGAACAAGGCAAGTTCGAATTAATGTAGTTGAAGTGGAGAGAGTTGACGCGGATGCATATTTACTTGCTGAATACATAGCACAACAATTAGAAAAAAGAGTTGCCTTTAGAAGAACTATAAGGATGGCTTTGCAAAGAGCACAAAGAGCTGGTGTTCTAGGCTTAAAAGTACAAGTAGGAGGACGACTCAATGGTGCAGAAATAGCTAGAACAGAGTGGACTAGAGAAGGTAGGGTTCCTCTTCATACTTTGAGAGCTGAGGTTGATTATGCACTGCGCGAAGCAAATACAACTTATGGTGTACTAGGAATTAAAGTTTGGGTTTTCAAAGGGGAGGTTCTTCCCAAAGAAGAACAAACTATTCCTGTTGGTGCTATTCCAAGAAGGAAAGGAAGTCGAAAACCTCAGCAATTTGAGGACCGTTCAAATGAGAATTCATAG
- a CDS encoding 50S ribosomal protein L23: protein MSRLFDSRLADIIRKPVITEKATNALDLNQYTFEVDHRAAKPQIKAAIEALFDVKVIGINTMNPPRRTRRVGKFSGKRSQIKKAIVRLAEGDKIQLFPES from the coding sequence ATGAGTAGATTATTTGATTCTCGTCTAGCAGATATAATTCGTAAACCTGTAATTACAGAAAAAGCCACAAATGCTCTAGATCTTAACCAATATACTTTTGAGGTAGATCATAGGGCCGCAAAGCCTCAGATAAAGGCAGCAATTGAGGCCTTGTTTGATGTTAAAGTTATAGGAATAAACACTATGAATCCTCCAAGGAGAACAAGAAGAGTCGGTAAATTCTCCGGGAAGCGTTCTCAAATTAAAAAGGCAATTGTCCGTCTTGCTGAAGGAGACAAAATTCAACTATTCCCAGAATCTTAA